One window of the Microplitis demolitor isolate Queensland-Clemson2020A chromosome 10, iyMicDemo2.1a, whole genome shotgun sequence genome contains the following:
- the LOC103569922 gene encoding homocysteine S-methyltransferase codes for MSSVVILDGGFSTQLSVHVGEEVDGHPLWTARFLATNPTAVFQTHLDFLRAGADVIITNTYQASIDGFVQHLGLTKVESFDLITKAVDLAKQALEVYLEEIKDKEVSNKKPLIAGSCGPYGASLHDGSEYTGEYASNISKEFLKKWHRPRIQTLINSGVDLLALETIPCRIEAEALVELVKEFPDMKAWLSFSCKTDGKSIVDGSDFRSVASSCYNNSLSKQLVAVGINCLAPTAVTPLIKGIQNNNKFIPLVVYPNSGEIYTVSDGWKKIGTEPPLETFIDEWLDLGVRYVGGCCRTYALDISKIIIQVKKWQKKKAQSCCSK; via the coding sequence ATGTCATCAGTAGTTATTTTAGACGGTGGGTTTTCTACTCAACTTTCTGTTCACGTGGGTGAGGAAGTTGACGGGCATCCACTTTGGACAGCAAGATTTCTCGCGACAAATCCAACCGCGGTTTTTCAAACTCATCTTGATTTTTTACGCGCTGGTGCTGACGTTATTATCACCAATACTTATCAAGCTTCAATTGACGGATTTGTTCAACATCTTGGACTGACTAAAGTCGAAagttttgatttaattacCAAAGCTGTTGATTTGGCGAAGCAAGCGCTGGAAGTTTATTTGGaagaaataaaagacaaagaagtttcaaataaaaaaccatTGATTGCTGGCTCTTGTGGACCTTACGGAGCTTCTCTTCATGACGGATCTGAATACACGGGTGAATATGCCTCAAATAtatcaaaagaatttttaaaaaaatggcacCGTCCTCGTATCCAAACTCTTATTAACTCGGGTGTTGACTTACTGGCACTGGAGACTATTCCCTGTCGAATAGAAGCTGAAGCATTAGTCGAACTGGTAAAAGAATTTCCTGATATGAAGGCATGGCTGTCATTTTCCTGTAAGACAGACGGAAAATCAATCGTCGACGGTAGTGATTTCCGCAGTGTCGCTAGTTCTTGTTACAATAATTCTCTTTCCAAGCAATTAGTTGCCGTTGGTATTAATTGTCTTGCTCCTACAGCTGTCACTCCGTTAATAAAAggtattcaaaataataataaatttattccactGGTTGTTTATCCCAATAGCGGGGAAATTTATACTGTGTCTGATGGATGGAAAAAGATTGGAACAGAGCCGCCGCTGGAAACTTTTATTGATGAATGGTTGGATCTTGGAGTAAGATATGTTGGTGGTTGCTGTAGAACTTACGCTcttgatatttcaaaaataattattcaagttaAGAAATGGCAGAAAAAAAAGGCACAGTCTTGTTGCTCTAAAtga
- the LOC103569921 gene encoding homocysteine S-methyltransferase-like: protein MTKVTVLDGSFSSQISKHVNKSPDGDPLWTARFLVTNPDAVRNAHLDFLRAGSDIIETNTYQASIDGFCKYLGVTEADSLDIIVKAVDLAKQAVKIYKEEIVNNEDAVNVNPMIAGSCGPYGAVLHDASEYTGSYGKRVSREFLKDWHRPKMETLIKAGVDLLAIETIPCAEEAEALVELLKEFPDTKAWLSFSCSTDGSTIVDGSDYQEIALRCYNNSLKDQLVAVGVNCLSPHNVTSYLSKINKNNGGNKSVPLIAYPNSGEVFVPGQGWKKEDGKTCDVKKYTHEWLELGVQYIGGCCRMTAVDIAKIRAEVDSWKSQERETTV from the coding sequence atgacaaaagtCACAGTATTGGATGGTAGTTTTTCATCTCAAATATCAAAACACGTGAACAAAAGTCCTGATGGAGATCCTCTGTGGACAGCACGTTTTCTGGTGACGAATCCCGATGCCGTTCGTAATGCGCACCTGGATTTTCTGCGAGCAGGAAGTGACATTATAGAGACCAATACCTACCAGGCATCAATTGATGGATTTTGTAAATACCTTGGGGTAACAGAAGCTGATAGTCTTGATATTATTGTGAAAGCCGTCGACCTGGCGAAGCAAGctgtaaaaatatacaaagaaGAAATAGTAAACAATGAAGATGCTGTCAATGTCAACCCGATGATCGCTGGGTCTTGTGGACCCTATGGAGCCGTGCTTCATGACGCTTCAGAATATACTGGTTCGTATGGCAAAAGAGTGTCACGTGAATTTCTGAAAGATTGGCACAGACCTAAAATGGAGACTCTGATAAAAGCTGGAGTTGACTTGCTGGCAATCGAGACGATTCCTTGTGCTGAAGAAGCTGAAGCTCTTGTTGAATTACTAAAAGAATTTCCTGATACCAAAGCTTGGCTGTCATTTTCCTGCTCGACTGACGGGTCTACGATTGTTGATGGAAGTGATTATCAAGAAATAGCATTGCGTTGCTACAATAATTCCCTCAAAGATCAGCTAGTTGCTGTTGGTGTAAATTGTCTGTCTCCTCATAATGTCACGTCATATTTGtcgaagataaataaaaataatggagGAAATAAATCAGTGCCTTTAATTGCTTATCCTAACAGTGGTGAAGTTTTTGTTCCTGGTCAAGGCTGGAAAAAAGAAGATGGCAAAACTTGTGATGTCAAGAAGTATACTCATGAGTGGCTGGAATTGGGGGTTCAGTACATCGGCGGCTGCTGCAGAATGACTGCTGTTGATATCGCGAAAATCCGCGCTGAAGTTGACTCATGGAAGTCGCAGGAGAGAGAGACAACTGTTTag
- the LOC103569920 gene encoding leucine--tRNA ligase, cytoplasmic, with product MANERKGTFKVEYLQKIEKDVQAKWEASKAHEEDAPKKQKSKDEKFLATFPFPYMNGRLHLGHTFSLSKCEFAVRYNRLLGKKVLFPFGFHCTGMPIKACADKLMREIESFGYPPKFPQQQEESVIEDATDAIVKDKSKGKKSKAVAKASDAKYQWQIMQSLGIEDEEIKKFADASYWLDYFPPLAVKDLKAIGLHVDWRRAFITTDANPFFDSFIRWQFHHLKARNKIKYGKRYTIFSPRDNQPCMDHDRSSGEGVGPQEYTLVKMKLLEPYPEKLKSVKNKPVFLVAATLRPETMYGQTNCWIHPDIRYIAYTLANGEVFISTERSARNMSYQGFMKAEGKIQIVAEFVGQDLMGLGLSAPLTSHKVIYTLPMLTIKEDKGTGVVTSVPSDSPDDYAALVDLKKKPAFREKYSIKDEMVLPYDPISILEIPEFGSLAAVTLYDQLKIQSQNDKDKLQQAKEMVYLKGFYEGVLLVGDYKGKKIQDVKKLIQKQMIDDKSAVIYYEPEKTIISRSNDECVVAHCNQWYLDYGEESWKKEALKALDNMETFHDEVRKNFLACLDWLHEHACSRTYGLGTKLPWDESWLIESLSDSTIYSAYYTVAHLIQGGTFKGDKPNVFGIKPEQMTPEVWDYIFFKNAKFPKTSIKKDALETMRREFQYWYPVDLRVSGKDLIQNHLTFYIYNHVAIWSDQPENWPRGIRANGHLMLNSAKMSKSDGNFLTLTEAVSKFSADGMRLCLADAGDSIEDANFVESMADAGILRLYTFIEWVREVLATENTFRKGNPTTFNDRVFQSEMNLKIKETNENYSKMLYKEALRTGFFELQTARDKYLQLSALDGVNWNLIMQYIDLQTILLSPICPHVAEHVRSILGKESILKVRWPEVGPIDKILIKSSQYLMDAAHSFRILLKNYCTVKKGGKGKNDSTPVEKPDRGIIWVAKTFPPWQSIVLTTMKELYNKNNKSLPDNKVISVELNKKNELKKYMKRVMPFVQVTKEKMQVVGIAALNLTLEFDETSVLNGSKDYLMSTLDLEDIEIRYTDDAPEKTKEECCPGYPYMNFFATPGVIVKVLNPQKCSGLFSTTIKITDGCTGADVASKIAKENKRIKDPSLVLLYRYEDPVLGPRTVPTVENILNGKVLIPSDGVFKVDLETKVIKVQVGKDSHLIGDEILYFIK from the exons ATG gcGAATGAACGGAAGGGTACTTTCAAAGTAGAGTACCTtcagaaaatagaaaaagatGTCCAAGCTAAATGGGAAGCTTCCAAAGCCCACGAAGAAGATGCtccaaaaaaacaaaaatctaaagatgaaaaattccTTGCTACTTTTCCATTTCCATACATGAACGGACGACTGCATTTGGGTCACACGTTTTCTCTATCGAAATGTGAG TTTGCTGTGAGATACAACCGACTGCTAGGAAAAAAAGTACTTTTTCCTTTTGGTTTTCATTGCACTGGTATGCCAATTAAAGCTTGCGCTGATAAATTGATGAGAGAAATCGAATCGTTTGGATACCCACCTAAATTTCCTCAGCAACAAGAAGAGTCAGTGATTGAAGATGCCACTGATGCCATTGTCAAGGACAAAAGTAAagggaaaaaaagtaaagccGTTGCTAAAGCGAGTGATGCTAAATATCAATGGCAAATAATGCAGAGTCTTGGTATTGAAGACGaagaaattaagaaatttgCCGACGCATCATATTGGCTGGACTATTTTCCACCACTTGCTGTCAAAGATTTAAAAGCAATTGGTTTACATGTTGATTGGCGTCGTGCTTTTATCACTACCGACGCAAATCCTTTCTTTGATTCATTTATCAGGTGGcaatttcatcatttaaaagcaagaaataaaatcaaatatggAAAAAggtatactattttttctcCTAGAGACAATCAACCTTGCATGGATCATGATCGTTCATCAGGAGAAGGTGTCGGTCCTCAAGAATACactttagtaaaaatgaaattacttgAACCTTACCCAGAAAAACTTAAGTCAGTTAAAAACAAACCGGTTTTCTTGGTAGCTGCGACTCTAAGACCCGAGACAATGTACGGGCAAACAAATTGTTGGATTCATCCCGACATCCGTTACATTGCTTACACTCTAGCCAATGGCGAAGTCTTTATTTCAACAGAAAGATCTGCTAGGAATATGTCCTATCAAGGATTCATGAAAGCCGAgggtaaaattcaaattgtcgCTGAATTCGTTGGTCAAGATCTCATGGGACTAGGACTGAGTGCTCCATTAACGAGCCACAAAGTTATTTATACTCTTCCTATGCTGACAATTAAGGAAGACAAAGGTACTGGTGTCGTCACATCAGTTCCCAGTGACTCTCCTGATGATTACGCGGCTCTGGTAGACTTGAAGAAGAAACCAGCGTTcagagaaaaatattcaatcaaAGACGAGATGGTGCTGCCTTACGACCCAATTTCAATTCTGGAAATCCCAGAGTTTGGTAGTCTCGCTGCAGTGACTCTTTATGACCAACTGAAGATCCAGTCGCAGAATGATAAAGACAAGCTTCAACAGGCCAAAGAGATGGTTTATTTGAAAGGATTTTACGAGGGCGTGTTACTGGTAGGTGATTACAAAGGGAAAAAGATTCAAGATGTTAAGAAACTCATTCAGAAACaaatgatcgatgataaatCTGCTGTTATTTATTACGAGCCTGAGAAGACTATAATCTCCAGGTCTAATGACGAGTGTGTTGTTGCTCACTGCAATCAGTGGTACCTGGATTACGGTGAAGAATCTTGGAAGAAAGAGGCCTTGAAGGCATTAGACAACATGGAAACTTTCCACGATGAAGTGAGGAAGAATTTCTTGGCATGTCTTGATTGGCTACACGAGCACGCTTGTTCGAGAACCTACGGTCTTGGTACTAAATTACCCTGGGATGAAAGTTGGCTGATTGAATCATTATCCGACTCTACAATTTACAGCGCGTATTACACAGTCGCTCATTTAATTCAGGGAGGAACTTTCAAAGGTGACAAGCCCAATGTATTTGGAATAAAACCAGAGCAAATGACACCGGAAGTATgggattatatattttttaagaatgcaaaGTTCCCGAAGACCTCGATTAAAAAAGACGCACTTGAGACAATGCGCCGTGAGTTCCAGTATTGGTACCCAGTGGATCTGAGAGTTTCTGGAAAAGATTTGATTCAAAATCACCTTAcgttttatatttacaatcaCGTTGCGATCTGGTCAGACCAACCGGAAAATTGGCCGCGCGGTATCCGTGCCAACGGTCATTTGATGTTAAACTCAGCCAAGATGTCCAAGTCCGATGGTAACTTCCTTACTCTTACAGAGGCAGTGAGTAAATTTTCAGCTGACGGGATGCGTTTGTGTCTCGCTGACGCTGGTGATTCTATCGAAGATGCCAACTTTGTTGAATCAATGGCAGACGCTGGTATTTTACGGCTTTACACATTCATTGAATGGGTGCGCGAAGTTCTGGCGACTGAAAATACTTTCAGAAAAGGAAACCCGACAACTTTTAACGATAGAGTATTCCAAAgtgaaatgaatttgaaaataaaggaaactaatgaaaattattctaaaatgCTGTACAAAGAAGCTCTGAGAACTGGTTTCTTTGAGTTGCAAACAGCCAGAGACAAATATCTTCAGCTGAGTGCCCTGGACGGGGTCAATTGGAACTTGATAATGCAGTACATTGACCTACAGACTATTTTACTGTCACCAATTTGTCCTCATGTTGCTGAACATGTCAGAAGTATTCTTGGCAAAGAAAGTATTTTGAAAGTTCGTTGGCCGGAGGTTGGACCCATTGATAAAATCCTTATCAAATCATCTCAGTATCTCATGGATGCTGCTCACTCATTTAGAATCctactgaaaaattattgcacTGTTAAAAAAGGTGGTAAAGGTAAAAATGATTCAACTCCTGTAGAAAAACCTGATCGTGGTATAATATGGGTCGCTAAGACATTCCCGCCTTGGCAGAGCATCGTTCTAACGACAATGAAAGaactttataacaaaaataacaaatctCTACCAGACAATAAAGTCATTTCTGTAGAACTGAAcaagaaaaatgaattaaaaaaatatatgaaacgtGTGATGCCATTTGTTCAAGTAACTAAAGAGAAAATGCAAGTTGTTGGTATCGCTGCACTTAATTTGACACTGGAGTTTGATGAAACTAGTGTTCTTAATGGTAGTAAGGATTATTTGATGAGTACTCTTGACCTAGAGGACATTGAGATTCGTTATACTGATGATGCACCTGAGAAAACTAAGGAAGAATGTTGCCCTGGTTATCcatacatgaattttttcgcAACACCAGGAGTCATTGTCAAGGTTTTGAACCCACAAAAGTGCAGCGGCCTTTTTTCTAcgacaattaaaattactgatgGTTGTACTGGTGCTGATGTTGCATCAAAAATTGCTAAGGAAAATAAACGCATAAAAG atccATCATTGGTGCTTCTTTATCGGTATGAAGACCCAGTGCTTGGACCCAGAACAGTCCCAACTGtggaaaacattttaaatggaaaagtACTGATACCTTCTGACGGAGTATTTAAAGTCGATCTTGAAACTAAAGTAATTAAAGTCCAAGTAGGAAAAGACAGTCATCTTATAGGAGATGAAATTTTGTACTTTAtcaaatag
- the LOC103569919 gene encoding uncharacterized protein LOC103569919, which yields MTVRWMGVMQLVLVSSVCAIEVLSTESSEEYLRKAMSELQGLKTPIAGYHNFNPHFFAGKRYSRTNANILTVHQDDSRHNGYPPKKSEQIIVEANQYYPQMPRPVVVPDQAKIQNPPLGFTKSELAMMYNQALQSGNAISLPGLKNSLESGQIPSVVGNYLHLPNADNQQQTFAYYFYPLKSFMDNLQNNNGYKTINDLTPMQTGHQESQKQIIINPLFMAISSFVGMALVFMFGVIVLPRILGEFRSRIVHDELLNLTTTVNEAIDKFNYTTTRPKTPFSEAMVGIKTRPVQRVKRKKIHRNRNVKTV from the exons ATGACGGTCAGGTGGATGGGAGTGATGCAATTAGTTCTAGTATCATCAGTTTGTGCGATAGAAGTACTGAGCACTGAATCTAGTGAAGAATATCTGCGTAAAGCGATGAGTGAACTTCAAGGATTAAAAACACCGATTGCTGGctatcataattttaatccACATTTTTTCGCGGGCAAAAGATACTCGAGGACTAATGCCAATATTTTGACAGTTCATCAGGATGATTCCAGGCACAATGGATACCCTCCGAAAAAAAGTGAACAAATTATTGTTGAAGCTAATCAATATTATCCAcaa ATGCCACGGCCAGTAGTAGTTCCAGATCAggctaaaattcaaaatccaCCTCTGGGTTTTACTAAAAGTGAATTAGCGATGATGTATAACCAGGCGTTGCAATCAGGTAATGCAATATCTTTACCtggattaaaaaattcattagaaTCTGGACAAATACCTTCAGTTgttggtaattatttacatcttCCCAATGCTGATAATCAGCAGCAAACATTTGCGTACTATTTTTATCCATTGAAATCATTCATGGACAatcttcaaaataataatggatATAAAACGAta aatgaCTTGACGCCAATGCAGACGGGACATCAAGAATCCCAGAaacagataataataaacccGCTTTTTATGGCAATCAGCAGCTTTGTCGGCATGGCATTGGTATTTATGTTCGGTGTTATCGTTCTGCCGCGGATTTTAGGTGAATTTAGATCTCGGATAGTGCATGATGAGCTTCTGAATCTTACGACGACTGTCAACGAGGCGATTGACAAGTTCAACTACACAACAACGAGGCCGAAGACACCATTCAGTGAAGCTATGGTGGGAATTAAAACTAGACCGGTGCAACGCGtcaagcgaaaaaaaattcatcgcaATAGGAATGTAAAgactgtataa